One Rhododendron vialii isolate Sample 1 chromosome 2a, ASM3025357v1 genomic region harbors:
- the LOC131315896 gene encoding uncharacterized protein At4g28440-like, translated as MASTANGGGGSSVPKRKPVFVKVDHLKPGTNGHTLTVKVVSANAVSQQKKSRNNSQLLGKGGGGQARIAECLVGDETGTILFTARNEQVDLMKPGTTVILRNAKIDMFKGSMRLAVDKWGRVEVTEPEKFVVKEDNNLSLVEYELVSVVEE; from the exons ATGGCATCGACGGCGAACGGCGGTGGAGGCAGTTCGGTCCCGAAGCGGAAGCCGGTGTTCGTGAAGGTGGATCACTTGAAGCCAGGGACTAACGGCCACACCCTCACCGTTAAAGTAGTCAGTGCCAACGCCGTTTCACAACAGAAGAAGAGCCGTAACAACTCTCAGCTACTTGGAAAGGGCGGTGGTGGTCAAGCTCGCATCGCCGAGTGCCTCGTCGGGGACGAGACCGGCACCATTCTCTTCACCGCCCGTAACGAACAAg TTGACCTTATGAAACCAGGCACCACTGTTATTCTTCGTAACGCAAAGATTGACATGTTTAAAGGGTCTATGAGGCTTGCTGTTGACAAATGGGGCCGCGTTGAGGTCACTGAGCCAGAAAAGTTCGTAGTTAAAGAGGATAACAACCTGTCTCTTGTCGAGTATGAATTGGTCAGTGTCGTCGAAGAATGA
- the LOC131316602 gene encoding protein NUCLEAR FUSION DEFECTIVE 6, mitochondrial-like isoform X2 codes for MYAAASRSVLRSAAAARSAGARLAAGTKPKAAVQSPFCFPTRKPLSSRIFRSPVEMSCVSVDSMLPFHTATASAFLTSMLSVAPRCYCWTFEDG; via the exons ATGTACGCCGCCGCCTCAAGGTCCGTCCTCCGCTCGGCCGCTGCAGCCCGAAGCGCTGGGGCGAGACTGGCCGCCGGAACTAAACCGAAGGCGGCCGTGCAATCTCCCTTTTGCTTCCCGACTCGAAAACCCCTCTCCTCTCGCATTTTCAG GTCTCCAGTTGAGATGAGCTGCGTGAGTGTCGACTCGATGCTGCCGTTTCACACTGCCACTGCCTCGGCATTCCTGACTTCGATGCTCTCCGTCGCTCCTCGGTGCTACTGTTGGACTTTTGAAG ATGGATGA
- the LOC131316602 gene encoding protein NUCLEAR FUSION DEFECTIVE 6, mitochondrial-like isoform X1: MYAAASRSVLRSAAAARSAGARLAAGTKPKAAVQSPFCFPTRKPLSSRIFRSPVEMSCVSVDSMLPFHTATASAFLTSMLSVAPRCYCWTFEGL; the protein is encoded by the exons ATGTACGCCGCCGCCTCAAGGTCCGTCCTCCGCTCGGCCGCTGCAGCCCGAAGCGCTGGGGCGAGACTGGCCGCCGGAACTAAACCGAAGGCGGCCGTGCAATCTCCCTTTTGCTTCCCGACTCGAAAACCCCTCTCCTCTCGCATTTTCAG GTCTCCAGTTGAGATGAGCTGCGTGAGTGTCGACTCGATGCTGCCGTTTCACACTGCCACTGCCTCGGCATTCCTGACTTCGATGCTCTCCGTCGCTCCTCGGTGCTACTGTTGGACTTTTGAAG gGCTGTGA